In Metarhizium brunneum chromosome 3, complete sequence, a genomic segment contains:
- the FSL3 gene encoding Epimerase FSL3, translating into MVKAAALLVSFAATIKSLWYGGSPFAGFTALWPTDADGKWSIQAEGIRLVFTNANGGAPTNLFINDTNGNEIDLILGLDNPKEYANYVGQLGGTIGRMAGHISNASFVINDKKYHTSANGNNGTSTYNGGVGGWERTTFDVGSRTSNSITFVVFDRAGKNGFPGNSGSALTHSVYPYEWRISYGVTPTRTSDPVPINLSHKTFWNLDGFREGSETIKEHRLHLPFSGLRLEEDQDQIPTGNIKGNTKDSEYDFWSLPRSLDVGLARKGSYDDLFLVNRHQPWEMDSNPVASLSSVKSGITLNMYTDQAAVRLVTWDKPYSNLALKAAQGGAKVGKNAAISMQMMDWPDALHHPEWQRESRILYGPDRMMTSVSKFKFLVKGRTSCH; encoded by the exons ATGGTAAAGGCAGCTGCTCTCCTGGTAAGCTTTGCAGCTACCATCAAGTCCCTCTGGTACGGCGGAAGCCCGTTTGCCGGGTTTACAGCCCTGTGGCCGACGGACGCGGATGGCAAATGGAGCATCCAGGCAGAAGGCATCCGGCTTGTTTTTACCAATGCGAATGGAGGCGCTCCAACAAACCTATTCATAAACGACACAAACGGGAACGAAATCGACCTCATTCTAGGCCTAGATAACCCGAAGGAATACGCAAACTACGTGGGCCAGCTTGGAGGGACAATAG GTCGAATGGCCGGCCACATAAGCAATGCTAGCTTCGTCATTAATGACAAGAAATACCATACCTCTGCAAACGGGAATAACGGAACCAGCACATATAACGGAGGAGTCGGTGGTTGGGAGCGAACAACGTTTGACGTTGGCTCCCGCACAAGCAATAGCATCACCTTTGTGGTTTTCGACCGCGCTGGTAAGAACGGATTTCCAGGAAATTCAGGGTCTGCTTTAACACACTCGGTATACCCGTATGAATGGCGGATCTCGTACGGCGTCACACCCACCAGGACTAGCGACCCGGTGCCTATTAACCTTAGCCATAAGACATTTTGGAACCTAGATGGATTTAGAGAGGGATCAGAGACTATCAAGGAACATCGGTTACACCTACCATTTTCAGGATTACGACTTGAAGAGGACCAAGACCAAATTCCAACAGgtaatattaaaggaaataCAAAAGACAGCGAATATGATTTCTGGTCACTACCAAGATCCTTAGACGTAGGGCTGGCACGGAAAGGGTCTTACGATGACCTCTTTCTAGTCAATCGGCACCAGCCATGGGAAATGGATAGCAACCCTGTCGCTTCGCTCTCATCGGTAAAATCAGGCATTACACTCAACATGTATACCGATCAAGCGGCAGTGCGCCTGGTGACGTGGGATAAGCCCTACT CAAACTTGGCGTTAAAGGCAGCCCAGGGGGGGGCCAAAGTCGGCAAGAATGCGGCCATCTCAATGCAGATGATGGACTGGCCAGACGCCTTACATCACCCTGAGTGGCAGCGTGAAAGTCGTATTCTTTATGGGCCGGATAGAATGATGACGTCTGTGTCCAAGTTTAAGTTTTTGGTTAAAGGCAGGACTAGCTGCCATTAG
- the FSL2 gene encoding Thioesterase FSL2 produces the protein MAKQESLLPRILCLHGAGSNGAIFRVQGRKIFSALGKDFQFVFIEAPFLSTPGPGMELFADSGPFYRWQCDMGASLSFDITTDEVNAERDKVRALLEDHLLKKDDGQALFVGIMAFSQGARVATGLLMHLAQMRRRGRTDDFYDIKFAIINNATYPPLYLNDEMTAAPERVLIPTLHIHGSNDPWRPESEHMLAEFFDLSCAKVAGFTGKHQLPLAKDDVDEVVSAIRRLSANATEDI, from the coding sequence ATGGCGAAGCAAGAAAGCCTCCTCCCCCGAATCCTTTGCCTCCACGGCGCCGGGTCCAACGGCGCAATTTTTCGAGTGCAAGGGCGCAAGATCTTCTCAGCTCTTGGCAAAGATTTCCAGTTTGTTTTCATCGAAGCTCCGTTTCTCTCGACGCCCGGGCCTGGGATGGAGCTGTTTGCAGACTCGGGCCCCTTTTACCGATGGCAATGCGACATGGGCGCATCGCTGTCGTTCGACATTACGACGGACGAGGTCAACGCAGAGAGGGACAAGGTCAGGGCACTGCTCGAAGACCATTTGCTGAAAAAGGACGACGGGCAAGCGCTGTTtgtgggcatcatggcattcTCTCAGGGAGCGCGAGTCGCCACGGGGCTTCTCATGCATCTGGCGCAAAtgcgtcgacgaggccgtacCGACGACTTTTATGACATCAAGTTTGCCATTATAAATAACGCTACCTACCCCCCTCTATATCTCAACGATGAAATGACTGCAGCTCCGGAAAGAGTCCTGATTCCTACCTTGCATATCCACGGGTCAAACGATCCATGGAGGCCAGAGTCGGAGCACATGTTAGCCGAGTTTTTTGATTTGTCTTGTGCGAAGGTTGCTGGATTTACCGGCAAGCATCAGCTTCCACTGGCAAAGGACGATGTAGATGAGGTCGTAAGTGCAATACGCCGGTTATCCGCAAATGCCACCGAAGACATTTAA
- the BOA4_1 gene encoding Cytochrome P450 monooxygenase BOA4 — protein MGSELDLFILTGLPATVVAVILASAIAVLYSKKSASLENSIQEWKFPHVTVENGNVIAAITQGTTAYPDEPFVLATEQPKIILPNRFLNELKPLSQDVLSLRREVYDKMHGRYTTLGTDHPIGIQAIRTDLTANIGRMLPELQEESVYALEREFGHISTWTQMGVYDKLLQLSALVNGRMFVGLPLSRDQDWIDISIGYTMAMVQGIRAIQRTKPLLRPILVPFLPEMKALRDLQRRAAKILRPHYEFIIGTHQGAGTEKKPARNQYNLISWMLKQMDLQRTGTDFDHLVHEQLFAGFGSIHATSITVTNAIFDLAARPEYILALQEEIQTVLDQEQGHVLRKESLPKFRKIDSLLRESQRMNPGNIVAWGRRVVAKDGIKLSNGQTMPPNATIGFVHPLAPYVKTPATLKSPLDYDPNQPPLGEFYPFRSYELRRLPGQENAHQFTQTGNDNLNFGHGAMSCPGRFFASAEAKCILIEFLRRYTVALGPGGEGEGGINDLKRPKNIVIPGNMQVVPNFTQPIYLKELPEVLPAARDGAREI, from the exons ATGGGAAGCGAATTGGACTTGTTTATACTGACAGGGTTGCCGGCCACTGTCGTAGCTGTGATTTTGGCTTCAGCTATTGCCGTGCTATACTCTAAGAAATCAGCATCCTTGGAAAATTCCATACAAGAGTGGAAGTTTCCCCACGTCACTGTGGAAAACGGCAATGTTATCGCTGCCATCACACAAGGAACCACGGCG TACCCCGACGAGCCTTTTGTTCTTGCCACGGAACAGCCCAAGATCATACTTCCGAATCGCTTTCTGAACGAGCTCAAACCGCTGTCGCAAGATGTCCTCTCTTTGCGCAGGGAGGTCTACGACAAGATGCACGGCAGGTACACCACCCTGGGGACCGACCATCCTATTGGAATCCAAGCCATCCGAACCGACTTGACCGCGAACATTGGTCGAATGCTGCCGGAGCTGCAAGAAGAGTCGGTGTATGCCCTGGAGCGGGAATTCGGCCACATCTCAACATGGACGCAAATGGGCGTCTACGACAAGCTTCTGCAGCTCAGTGCTTTGGTGAATGGACGCATGTTTGTCGGTCTTCCCTTGTCTCGCGACCAGGACTGGATCGACATCTCCATCGGATATACTATGGCCATGGTGCAAGGAATCCGAGCGATTCAGCGAACCAAGCCACTCCTACGTCCTATTCTCGTCCCCTTCTTGCCAGAGATGAAAGCGCTCAGAGACCTCCAGAGACGTGCGGCCAAGATTCTGAGACCGCACTACGAGTTCATTATCGGTACTCACCAAGGAGCTGGCACAGAAAAGAAACCGGCCAGGAACCAGTATAACCTCATCTCTTGGATGCTCAAGCAGATGGATCTCCAGCGCACGGGTACAGACTTTGACCATTTGGTGCACGAGCAACTCTTTGCCG GCTTCGGATCGATCCACGCAACCTCCATCACAGTTACCAACGCAATTTTTGATCTCGCTGCTAGACCTGAGTATATACTGGCCCTTCAAGAAGAAATTCAAACCGTCTTAGACCAAGAACAAGGGCATGTTCTCCGGAAGGAAAGCTTACCCAAGTTTCGTAAGATAGATAGTCTATTACGTGAGAGTCAGCGAATGAATCCAG GAAATATCG TCGCCTGGGGACGCCGCGtagtcgccaaagacggcatcaAGTTGTCCAACGGCCAGACAATGCCGCCAAATGCCACCATCGGCTTCGTGCACCCCCTCGCGCCATATGTGAAAACCCCAGCAACCCTCAAGTCGCCTCTCGACTATGACCCTAATCAACCGCCGCTCGGCGAATTTTATCCGTTTCGCTCCTACGAGCTGCGCCGCCTACCGGGCCAAGAAAATGCGCACCAGTTCACCCAGACCGGCAACGACAACCTCAACTTTGGGCATGGCGCCATGTCCTGTCCGGGACGGTTCTTTGCGTCTGCAGAAGCGAAATGTATCTTGATTGAGTTCTTGAGGCGGTACACTGTTGCGCTTGGTcccggcggcgagggtgAGGGCGGTATAAATGACCTGAAGCGGCCGAAAAACATCGTGATCCCTGGCAACATGCAGGTGGTGCCCAACTTTACTCAGCCCATTTACTTGAAGGAGCTTCCTGAAGTACTGCCTGCCGCTAGAGATGGTGCTAGAGAGATTTGA